DNA from Capillibacterium thermochitinicola:
CTCTCCTCAGTTCAGGAACTACGCAAAAATGGTCGGGATTGGCTTTATCGGGGCGGAAGTACTTAACACGCCAGTGGGCAGGGACGGAGGCCAATTTTTCCCGGGGGAAACTGCCTAAACTGCCGATCTTCAGCTGTTCGACACTGACGTCCGTGGCCAATACTTTTATATCCCAGCTTTGTCCCAGGGTTTCGTGGCAGGTGATGGCAATGCTATAAGCTTCTTCTCCGGAAGAGCTGCCGGCGGACCAGCACCGGATTTTTTTCGGGCCTTTTTTTTCGGCGGAAAAACGGGGCAGGACGGTTCCAGCCAAATATTCAAATTGGACCGGTTCACGGAAGAAAGAAGTCACATTGGTGGTCAGGAGTTCGCAGAGGATGTTCCGTTCCTCCGGATCCTGTTGTAAGAGGTCAAGGTAGGATCGGTAATTATCGAACCCCAGTTGGAGAAGGCGTTTGTTTAAACGGTTCTCAATCAGATATTTCTTTTGGGCCGTGTAATTAAAGCCCAGTGTTTCATTGATAATACCGCAGATCTTCTTTATCTCTTGGTCCGTAGGAGGTAAAACAGATTTGTTAAGCATAGGAGATCCCTCGTGCCTGATGATTAATCTATGTTCAACAATTGTTGGGCAATAAGTTGGTGGTTAAGGATAAGACCAATCTGCCCGCTGCCGAGCAGAGCTGCGCCGGCAATTTGTTGGACTTCACCCATGGCTTTGTTGAT
Protein-coding regions in this window:
- a CDS encoding CheR family methyltransferase; its protein translation is MLNKSVLPPTDQEIKKICGIINETLGFNYTAQKKYLIENRLNKRLLQLGFDNYRSYLDLLQQDPEERNILCELLTTNVTSFFREPVQFEYLAGTVLPRFSAEKKGPKKIRCWSAGSSSGEEAYSIAITCHETLGQSWDIKVLATDVSVEQLKIGSLGSFPREKLASVPAHWRVKYFRPDKANPDHFCVVPELRRDVLFRAANLLDVNSLPSHIRMDIIFCRNVFIYLSKEARAQILNHFYFRLNDGGYLFLGHSESIDTASDQRWLSLGKSIYKKRQVS